Proteins encoded in a region of the Methylobacterium radiotolerans JCM 2831 genome:
- a CDS encoding DUF3618 domain-containing protein has product MNDLEKEIEESRARLDDTIDRIQGRLSVPNLVDEMLGNARRVPALNTTYDSALEAVRRNPVPVLLIAAGVGLLFNRMARDAQRRRTEVSAERVPTLNTGAARGYDPDLPTVRPARDPLDTTEI; this is encoded by the coding sequence ATGAACGACCTCGAGAAGGAGATCGAGGAGAGCCGTGCCCGGCTCGACGACACGATCGACCGCATCCAGGGCCGGCTCTCGGTGCCGAATCTGGTGGACGAGATGCTGGGCAATGCCCGGCGGGTGCCGGCCCTGAACACCACCTACGATTCGGCCCTGGAGGCGGTGCGCCGCAATCCGGTGCCGGTGCTGCTGATCGCGGCGGGCGTCGGCCTGCTGTTCAACCGGATGGCCCGCGACGCCCAGCGCCGCCGCACCGAGGTCTCGGCCGAGCGCGTGCCCACCCTGAACACCGGCGCGGCCCGCGGCTACGACCCCGACCTCCCGACGGTCCGCCCGGCCCGCGATCCGCTGGACACGACCGAGATCTGA
- a CDS encoding phage holin family protein — translation MTHGSDPRQAGPSTGPSAGPSSIQSLIGDALRETNELARKEIALFRAEMAGNVRQLIVGLACMVGSAVFAVVALLVLIGAFVKWLATIVGSEWLSALIVGGVLLLLALGMALWARSVLSLSTLAPTRTTRQVRQDAQALSERVSG, via the coding sequence ATGACCCACGGCTCCGACCCGCGCCAGGCGGGCCCGTCCACGGGCCCCTCCGCCGGCCCCTCCAGCATCCAGAGCCTGATCGGCGACGCCCTGCGCGAGACCAACGAGCTCGCCCGCAAGGAGATCGCGCTGTTCCGGGCCGAGATGGCCGGCAACGTCCGCCAGCTCATCGTCGGCCTCGCCTGCATGGTCGGCTCGGCGGTGTTCGCCGTGGTCGCCCTGCTGGTCCTGATCGGCGCCTTCGTGAAGTGGCTCGCCACCATCGTGGGCTCCGAGTGGCTCTCGGCCCTGATCGTCGGCGGCGTGCTGCTGCTCCTCGCCCTCGGGATGGCCCTGTGGGCGCGCAGCGTCCTCTCCCTCTCGACCCTGGCCCCGACGCGCACGACGCGCCAGGTCCGCCAGGATGCCCAGGCCCTGTCGGAGCGCGTGTCCGGATGA
- a CDS encoding alpha,alpha-trehalose-phosphate synthase (UDP-forming) has product MARLVIVSNRVAVPEESGKAVAAGGLAVAVKEAFTAYEGLWFGWSGTITDEPSEEPTLIDRGRVQYAVVDLSPQDHLEYYAGFANRALWPIMHYRLGLGAFSRSDYAGYSRVNRTFARALAKLVEPDDIIWVHDYHLLPLAAELRGLGLDNPIGYFHHIPWPAADVFNSLPASGELLRAIVDYDLIGLQTEADVQNLQRNLVDTQRAIPLGGGSLMVDGRRTRIRAFPIGIDVAGFKEAAEKANANKVVRETIAGLRTRKLLIGVDRLDYSKGVPERMEAVESFFASNPDQRGNVTYIQITPKSRSEVPEYEQLAREVNEKVGEINGSLGDPAWTPIQYITKAYPRPVLAGLYRAARVGLVTPMRDGMNLVAKEYVVAQSEDDPGVLVLSKFAGAARQLPEALLINPYDRFEVAEAIRAALYMPKAERLARWKPMVERMTREDVDWWARNFLAELENFRTIEREPPTAAAAAE; this is encoded by the coding sequence GTGGCACGCCTTGTGATCGTATCGAACCGCGTCGCCGTCCCGGAAGAGAGCGGCAAGGCGGTGGCGGCGGGCGGCCTCGCCGTCGCGGTCAAGGAGGCCTTCACGGCCTACGAGGGTCTGTGGTTCGGCTGGAGCGGCACCATCACGGACGAGCCGTCCGAGGAGCCGACGCTGATCGACCGGGGCCGGGTCCAGTACGCCGTCGTCGACCTCTCGCCGCAGGACCACCTGGAATACTACGCCGGCTTCGCGAATCGGGCCCTGTGGCCGATCATGCACTACCGGCTCGGGCTCGGCGCCTTCTCGCGCTCGGACTACGCCGGCTACAGCCGCGTGAACCGGACCTTCGCCCGGGCGCTGGCCAAGCTGGTCGAGCCCGACGACATCATCTGGGTCCACGACTACCACCTGCTGCCGCTCGCCGCCGAGCTGCGCGGCCTCGGGCTCGACAACCCGATCGGCTACTTCCACCACATCCCCTGGCCCGCCGCCGACGTGTTCAACTCGCTGCCGGCGAGCGGCGAGCTCCTGCGCGCCATCGTCGATTACGACCTGATCGGCCTGCAGACCGAGGCGGACGTCCAGAACCTGCAGCGCAACCTCGTCGACACCCAGCGGGCGATCCCGCTCGGCGGCGGCTCGCTGATGGTCGACGGCCGCCGGACCCGGATCCGCGCCTTCCCGATCGGCATCGACGTGGCGGGCTTCAAGGAGGCCGCCGAGAAGGCCAACGCCAACAAGGTCGTGCGCGAGACCATCGCGGGCCTGCGGACCCGCAAGCTGCTGATCGGCGTCGACCGGCTCGACTATTCCAAGGGCGTGCCCGAGCGGATGGAGGCGGTGGAGAGCTTCTTCGCCTCGAACCCCGACCAGCGCGGCAACGTCACCTACATCCAGATCACGCCGAAATCCCGCAGCGAGGTGCCGGAATACGAGCAGCTCGCCCGCGAGGTGAACGAGAAGGTCGGCGAGATCAACGGGTCGCTGGGCGACCCGGCCTGGACACCGATCCAGTACATCACCAAGGCCTATCCCCGCCCGGTGCTGGCCGGCCTCTACCGGGCCGCGCGGGTCGGCCTCGTCACGCCGATGCGCGACGGCATGAACCTCGTCGCCAAGGAGTATGTCGTCGCCCAGTCCGAGGACGATCCGGGCGTGCTGGTCCTGTCGAAATTCGCCGGGGCGGCCCGGCAGCTGCCGGAGGCGCTGCTGATCAACCCCTACGACCGGTTCGAGGTCGCCGAGGCGATCCGGGCCGCGCTCTACATGCCCAAGGCCGAGCGGCTGGCGCGCTGGAAGCCGATGGTCGAGCGCATGACCCGCGAGGACGTGGACTGGTGGGCGCGCAACTTCCTGGCGGAGCTCGAGAACTTCCGCACGATCGAGCGCGAGCCGCCCACCGCCGCGGCGGCCGCCGAATAG
- the glgX gene encoding glycogen debranching protein GlgX, with product MIAVDDGIPAPLGAHFDGRGVNFALFSEHATAVDICLFEPGERHETRTVRLPCRTDDVWHGYLRGVLPGQLYGYRVHGPWDPAAGHRFNASKLVLDPYAREIRGRIRWHDALYGHRRGREDRIDRRDSAVYMPKCVVTAPEVPDLALNPVRRPLAETVVYEAHVKALTRTHPDIPEAERGTYAALAHPAIIAHLVKLGVTALELLPIQAFADDRFLVEKGLVNFWGYQPLGYFAPDPRYLGEGGLGGLKAAIRELNAAGIETWLDVVYNHTAEGDHTGPTLSFRGIDNASYYKLDPADPRRNLDCTGCGNTFDASHPRVMQLVLDSLRHWVTAYGIAGFRFDLASSLGRAPFAFTPQAAFFQAVAQDPVLARVKMVAEPWDIGEGGYQLGGYPRGWSEWNDKFRDAARGFWKGDSATLAKVTQGLTGSREVFAPSRRSPLASVNFIASHDGYTLADTVAYEAKHNEANGEDNRDGHNHNVSRNYGVEGDTDDAAILALRARQKRNMLATVMLAQGVPMLLMGDERSRSQGGNNNAYAQDNPTSWMDWSVDPDPALTDFVANLLALRRAQPALRRRRFFTGALIDPDEPLRDVHWLSPEGIEMEVRHWSDDGLQVFGMQIGNDGDPGDRLLMLFNAGAEAVGFRLAPVIGGPWMPVFDTGEPAGARAPGAPAIAAGGAVPLPGRTVLVLTAPGTETGDRGGWVQGR from the coding sequence ATGATCGCCGTCGATGACGGGATCCCGGCGCCGCTCGGCGCGCATTTCGACGGGCGCGGCGTCAACTTCGCCCTGTTCTCCGAGCACGCCACCGCGGTCGACATCTGCCTGTTCGAGCCGGGGGAGCGGCACGAGACCCGCACGGTCCGGCTGCCCTGCCGGACCGACGACGTCTGGCACGGCTACCTGCGCGGGGTGCTGCCGGGCCAGCTCTACGGCTACCGGGTGCACGGGCCCTGGGATCCGGCGGCGGGCCACCGGTTCAACGCCTCGAAGCTCGTCCTCGACCCCTACGCGCGGGAGATCCGCGGCCGGATCCGCTGGCACGACGCGCTCTACGGGCACCGCCGGGGCCGGGAAGACCGCATCGACCGGCGCGACAGCGCGGTCTACATGCCCAAATGCGTGGTCACCGCCCCGGAGGTGCCCGACCTCGCGCTCAATCCGGTGCGCCGGCCGCTCGCCGAGACGGTGGTGTACGAGGCGCACGTCAAGGCGCTGACCCGCACCCATCCCGACATCCCCGAGGCGGAGCGCGGCACCTACGCGGCGCTCGCCCACCCGGCGATCATCGCGCATCTCGTGAAGCTCGGCGTCACCGCCCTGGAACTGCTGCCGATCCAGGCCTTCGCGGATGACCGCTTCCTGGTCGAGAAGGGGCTGGTCAATTTCTGGGGGTATCAGCCCCTGGGCTACTTCGCCCCGGACCCGCGCTACCTGGGGGAGGGCGGCCTCGGCGGCCTGAAGGCGGCGATCCGGGAGCTGAACGCCGCCGGGATCGAGACCTGGCTCGACGTGGTCTACAACCACACCGCCGAGGGCGACCACACCGGCCCGACCCTGTCGTTCCGCGGCATCGACAATGCCAGCTACTACAAGCTGGACCCCGCCGATCCGCGCCGCAATCTCGATTGCACCGGCTGCGGCAACACCTTCGACGCGAGCCACCCGCGGGTGATGCAGCTCGTGCTTGATTCCCTGCGCCACTGGGTCACCGCCTACGGCATCGCGGGCTTCCGCTTCGACCTCGCCTCGAGCCTCGGGCGCGCCCCGTTCGCCTTCACCCCGCAGGCGGCCTTCTTCCAGGCGGTGGCGCAGGATCCGGTCCTGGCCCGGGTCAAGATGGTGGCCGAGCCCTGGGACATCGGGGAGGGCGGCTACCAGCTCGGCGGCTACCCGCGCGGCTGGAGCGAGTGGAACGACAAGTTCCGCGACGCCGCCCGGGGCTTCTGGAAGGGCGATTCCGCCACCCTCGCCAAGGTCACGCAGGGGCTGACCGGCTCGCGCGAGGTGTTCGCCCCGTCCCGGCGCTCGCCGCTGGCCAGCGTCAACTTCATCGCCAGCCACGACGGCTACACGCTCGCCGACACGGTGGCGTACGAGGCGAAGCACAACGAGGCCAACGGCGAGGACAACCGCGACGGCCATAACCACAACGTCAGCCGCAACTACGGCGTCGAGGGTGACACCGACGACGCGGCGATCCTCGCCCTGCGCGCCCGCCAGAAGCGCAACATGCTGGCGACCGTGATGCTGGCCCAGGGCGTCCCGATGCTGCTCATGGGCGACGAGCGCTCCCGCAGCCAGGGCGGCAACAACAACGCCTACGCCCAGGACAACCCGACGAGCTGGATGGACTGGAGCGTCGATCCGGATCCCGCCCTCACGGACTTCGTCGCCAACCTGCTGGCCCTGCGCCGGGCTCAACCGGCCCTGCGGCGGCGACGCTTCTTCACGGGCGCGCTGATCGACCCCGACGAGCCGCTGCGCGACGTGCACTGGCTCTCCCCCGAGGGCATCGAGATGGAGGTCCGGCACTGGTCCGACGACGGGCTCCAGGTGTTCGGCATGCAGATCGGCAACGACGGCGATCCGGGCGACCGCCTGCTGATGCTGTTCAATGCCGGGGCGGAGGCCGTCGGCTTCCGCCTCGCCCCGGTGATCGGCGGCCCGTGGATGCCGGTCTTCGACACGGGCGAGCCCGCGGGCGCCCGCGCCCCCGGCGCGCCGGCGATCGCGGCCGGGGGCGCCGTGCCGCTGCCGGGCCGCACGGTCCTGGTGCTCACCGCGCCGGGAACGGAGACCGGCGACCGGGGCGGCTGGGTGCAGGGCCGGTAG
- a CDS encoding ribose-phosphate pyrophosphokinase, with protein MKSSIKIIAGNASRPLAEAIAAYLELPLAKCMVRRFADMEIFVELQENVRGEDVFIVQSTSFPANDHLMELLIMIDAARRSSARRITAVIPYFGYARQDRRTSGRTPISAKLVANLITEAGADRVLTLDLHAGQIQGFFDIPTDNLFAAPVMVRDIKERLPSADRMVVSPDVGGVVRARAIAKRIDCPLAIVDKRRERPGESEVMNIIGEVEGRSCILVDDIVDSGGTLVNAAEALLNAGAKDVSAYITHGVLSGGAVSRIAASRMKELVITDSIQPTQAVKLARNIRVATIAPLLGEAIGRTATESSVSSLFD; from the coding sequence ATGAAATCCTCGATCAAGATCATCGCCGGGAATGCCAGCCGGCCCCTGGCCGAGGCGATCGCGGCCTATCTCGAATTGCCGCTCGCCAAGTGCATGGTCCGGCGCTTCGCCGACATGGAGATCTTCGTCGAGCTCCAGGAGAACGTGCGCGGCGAGGACGTGTTCATCGTCCAGTCGACCTCGTTCCCGGCGAACGACCACCTGATGGAGCTGCTGATCATGATCGACGCCGCGCGCCGGTCCTCGGCCCGGCGCATCACGGCGGTGATCCCGTATTTCGGCTACGCGCGGCAGGACCGGCGCACCTCCGGCCGCACCCCGATCTCGGCCAAGCTGGTGGCGAACCTCATCACCGAGGCCGGCGCCGACCGCGTCCTGACCCTCGACCTCCACGCCGGCCAGATCCAGGGCTTCTTCGACATCCCCACCGACAACCTGTTCGCCGCCCCCGTGATGGTGCGCGACATCAAGGAGCGGCTGCCGAGCGCCGACCGGATGGTGGTGTCGCCGGACGTGGGCGGCGTGGTCCGGGCCCGCGCCATCGCCAAGCGGATCGACTGCCCGCTGGCCATCGTCGACAAGCGCCGCGAGCGCCCGGGCGAGTCCGAGGTGATGAACATCATCGGCGAGGTCGAGGGCCGCTCCTGCATCCTCGTCGACGACATCGTCGATTCGGGCGGCACCCTGGTCAACGCCGCCGAGGCCCTGCTCAACGCCGGCGCCAAGGACGTCTCGGCCTACATCACGCACGGCGTCCTGTCGGGGGGCGCGGTCTCCCGCATCGCCGCCTCGCGGATGAAGGAACTGGTGATCACCGACTCGATCCAGCCGACGCAGGCCGTCAAGCTCGCCCGCAACATCCGGGTGGCGACGATCGCGCCGCTGCTCGGCGAGGCGATCGGCCGGACCGCGACCGAGTCCAGCGTGTCCAGCCTGTTCGACTGA
- a CDS encoding DUF4170 domain-containing protein, whose amino-acid sequence MTTAIDSDQKLHLVFGGELQDLDGVRFRDIRNLDIVGIFPDYASAQAAWRAKAQATVDSAQTRYFVVHLHRLLEPPAP is encoded by the coding sequence ATGACGACGGCAATCGACAGCGACCAGAAGCTGCACTTGGTCTTCGGCGGTGAATTGCAGGATCTCGACGGGGTCCGGTTCCGGGACATCCGGAACCTCGACATCGTCGGCATCTTCCCGGACTACGCCTCCGCCCAGGCCGCGTGGCGGGCCAAGGCCCAGGCCACCGTCGACAGCGCGCAGACGCGCTACTTCGTGGTGCACCTGCACCGGCTGCTGGAGCCGCCGGCCCCCTGA